A genomic segment from Longimicrobium sp. encodes:
- a CDS encoding NAD(P)-binding domain-containing protein, which produces MPSVALKTEIVVIGAGQAGLSAAYHLKKRGLAPHRGFIVLDGSPAPGGAWQFRWPSLTLSTVNRVHDLPGMPFSEAVDTTDGEAQASVAVPRYFAAYEKAFELPVYRPVRVKVVCDRGDRLRVETDRIEVSARGIINATGTWETPYVPEYPGTERFRGRQLHTKDYRTADEFAGRHVVVVGAGISAIQLLDEVSRVTATTWVTRRPPQFRTGPFDEAAGRAAVAMVEDRVRRGLPPVSVVFVTGLPATPAVEAMRARGVLNRLPMFSEITEDGVRWPDGTELRADVILWCTGFRSSLDHLAPLMLREEGGGITMTGRLATQVARDPRIHLVGYGPSASTIGANRAGRAAAQELMTFLGLG; this is translated from the coding sequence ATGCCCAGCGTGGCGCTGAAGACCGAGATCGTCGTCATCGGGGCGGGGCAGGCGGGGCTCTCGGCGGCGTATCACCTGAAGAAGCGAGGGCTCGCGCCGCACCGGGGCTTCATAGTGCTGGACGGGTCGCCCGCACCGGGTGGAGCGTGGCAGTTCCGGTGGCCGTCGCTCACGCTGAGCACCGTCAACCGCGTGCACGACCTGCCGGGGATGCCCTTCTCCGAGGCGGTGGACACGACGGACGGCGAGGCGCAGGCGAGCGTGGCGGTGCCGCGCTACTTCGCCGCGTACGAGAAGGCGTTCGAGCTTCCCGTCTACCGGCCCGTGAGGGTGAAGGTGGTGTGCGATCGCGGCGACCGGCTGCGGGTGGAGACGGATCGCATCGAGGTCTCGGCACGCGGGATCATCAACGCGACGGGGACGTGGGAGACGCCGTACGTCCCGGAGTACCCGGGCACCGAGCGGTTCCGCGGGCGGCAGCTGCACACAAAGGATTACCGCACCGCCGATGAGTTCGCGGGGCGGCACGTGGTGGTGGTGGGCGCCGGCATCTCGGCGATCCAGCTGCTGGACGAGGTCTCGCGCGTCACGGCCACCACCTGGGTCACGCGCAGGCCACCCCAGTTCCGCACCGGCCCGTTCGACGAGGCGGCCGGGCGCGCCGCCGTGGCGATGGTGGAAGACCGGGTGCGCCGCGGCCTCCCGCCCGTCTCCGTCGTCTTCGTGACGGGCCTCCCCGCCACGCCCGCCGTCGAGGCGATGCGCGCGCGCGGCGTCCTGAACCGCCTCCCGATGTTCAGCGAGATCACCGAGGACGGCGTCCGCTGGCCCGACGGCACCGAGCTGCGCGCGGACGTCATCCTCTGGTGCACCGGCTTCCGCAGCTCACTCGACCACCTGGCGCCGCTCATGCTGCGCGAGGAGGGCGGAGGGATCACCATGACCGGCCGGCTCGCCACGCAGGTCGCCCGGGACCCGCGCATCCACCTGGTCGGCTACGGCCCCTCCGCCTCCACCATCGGCGCCAACCGCGCCGGCCGCGCCGCGGCCCAGGAGTTGATGACGTTTCTCGGCCTCGGCTGA